ACGGCACTTGGATCATGCTCCAGGTGTGACGCTGGAATGGTCACTTGCTCCTGACCTTTCATCTCTTTGGACTGATATCGCAAAGCTGAAAATCATTCTGAAGAATCTTTTGACGAATGCACTGAAATTTACGGAAAGCGGAACCATCACCGTTACCGTCGTTCCTCAAGGGGAAGGCATTGCGTTTAGTGTCAGTGATACTGGTCCTGGCATTCCTCCAGACCTCCTCCCCTTTATCTTTGAACCGTTTCGTCAAGGAGGAAACTTCGCGACCCGTAAACCAGGAGGGGTAGGATTAGGATTGTACATTGTCCGGCGGTTGCTTGAGTTGCTGGGGGGAACGGTGACAGTAAACAGCACTGTTGGCAAAGGCTCAACGTTCCACGTGTGGATTCCCCAGCATCGCCGCTCTCAGGCCCTATAACCGCTTCTCGAGAACCACTGGCATTCCTTCAGACGGTGCAAATGTGATGCTCCGCCGGACCACACGGATTGGGTATTTGGACGCAAGTCGCAGTGTCGTCCGTGTCAAGATCTGTGCAAGTACGACCTTCATTTCATAAGTGGCAAATCCTGCCCCTAAGCAAAAACGATTACCGCCGCCAAAAGGAAAGAATTCCCACGGGGTTGGTTTCTTATTGAGGAGTCGTTCCGGTTTGAATTCGTACGGATCAGGCCACACATCCGCTCGATGATGGGTCAGGTAGATGCACGGCATCGCGACTGCACCAGCCGGGAGCGTTCGACCGCCTATCGTCGTCGGTGTTTTCAACCGGCGACCGACTACGGGCAGAATAGGATTGAGTCGTTGGGTCTCTTT
The sequence above is a segment of the Deltaproteobacteria bacterium genome. Coding sequences within it:
- a CDS encoding HAMP domain-containing histidine kinase, which gives rise to HQVQTRAEEASTSQTEWQKTNARIDCADSGDATVVNRPLQGWPLTPQQADILGRVDKNVRELTTLINTTLDLSRLQSQRVPLMIQEVQLSELLDELANEARHLDHAPGVTLEWSLAPDLSSLWTDIAKLKIILKNLLTNALKFTESGTITVTVVPQGEGIAFSVSDTGPGIPPDLLPFIFEPFRQGGNFATRKPGGVGLGLYIVRRLLELLGGTVTVNSTVGKGSTFHVWIPQHRRSQAL